One Actinomycetota bacterium genomic window, GCGAACGCGGCCTCGTCGCCGCCGCGGAGGGCGGCCAGGAGGCGCTGCTCGTCCGGCGGCTGGACGGTGGTGGCCTCGCCGGGCCCGGAGGCGCTTTCGGTCATCGGTCTATCCTCGTGCCTCGACGTGCGGACATGATGATGGCAGGGAAGGAGTCGAGGTGGCCGAGATACAGGTCTACGGGGCGAGCTGGTGCCCCGATTGCCTGCGGGCGAAGAAGTTCCTGACCGAGCAGCGGGTGCCGTTCGACTGGTTCGACATCGAACGGAACCCGCGCCTGGTTCGCATCGTGGAAGAGAAAAACGACGGCAAGCACGTCATCCCGACCGTCGTGTTCGCCGACGGCTCGCACCTGTCCGAGCCCACCAACGAGGAGCTCGCAGACAGGCTCGGGCTGGTCCGGACCGCGGCGCAGCACCTGTACGACCTGGTCATCGTGGGCGGTGGGCCGGCGGGGCTGACCACGGCCATCTATGCGGCCCGGGAGAACATCGAGACCATGGTCGTCGAACGTTCCGGGCTGGGCGGCCAGGCCGGGATCACCAACCAGGTGGAGAACTACCCGGGGTTCCCCGACGGGGTGGGGGGAGGCGAGCTGGCCGACCGGTTCGTCGACCAGGCACGACGATACGGCGTGGAGCTGCTCCAGGCGGTGGGGGTGGCCAAGGTGGAGCGGGATCCCGACGGCGTGGTGGTGGTGCAGACGAGGGCGGGCGAGCACTACCACGCTCGCGCGGTGCTCGTGGCCACGGGTTCCTCGTACCGGCGGCTCATGGTGCCCGGCGAGGAGGAGCTGATCGGGGGCGGCATCCACTTCTGCGCCACCTGCGACGGCCCGTTCTACCGGGGCGCGTCGGAGCTGGTGGTGGTGGGCGGGGGGAACAGCGGCCTGGAGGAAGGGCTGTTCCTGACGGAGTTCGCCGAGATGGTCACGGTCGTGGAGTTCAACCCGGCCCTCAAGGCCAGCGGGCTGCTCCAGGACAAGGTGCTGGAGGACCCCAAGATGCGGGTCCTCACGAACCACCGGGTCACAGAGTTCCGGGCGTCGCCGGAAGGGAAGCTGGACGCCGTCATGGTGGAGGACCGCGCCTCCGGTGTCGCTCAGGAGCTTCGGCCTGCCGCCGTGTTCGTGTTCATCGGGCTCGACCCGAACACGGCGTTCCTGAAGGGGACCGTCGACCTCGATCCGGAGGGCTTCGTGGTCACCGACCGGACGCTGTCCACGAGCGTGCCCGGGGTGTTCGCGGCCGGCGACGTCCGAGCCGGCTCGACCAAGCAGCTGGCCTCGGCGGTGGGGGAGGGCGCGGCCGCAGCCCTGTCGATCCGCGCCTACCTCGAATCTGTGCGATGACGGAGAAGGTGTCCCCGGGCGCTGTGCCGGCTTCGGCGGTCGCAGGGACGCTCCCGGATCTGCTCGGCATCGAGTTCGAGGAGATCGTGCGGGGATCGGTCACCGCCCGCCTGGAGCTTCGTCCGGACCACATGGCGCCGAACGGGTTCCTCCACGCGGGAACGGTGGTGGCGCTGGCCGACTCGGCCTGCGGGTTCGGCTCAGCGGCGTCGCTGCCGGACGGCGCCGTCGGGTTCACCACCATCGAGCTGAAGGCGAACTTCACCGGCACGGCTCGGGAGGGGCAGATCCGGTGCGTGGCCACGATGGCCCACGAGGGACGGACCACCCAGGTGTGGGACGCCG contains:
- a CDS encoding FAD-dependent oxidoreductase; translated protein: MAEIQVYGASWCPDCLRAKKFLTEQRVPFDWFDIERNPRLVRIVEEKNDGKHVIPTVVFADGSHLSEPTNEELADRLGLVRTAAQHLYDLVIVGGGPAGLTTAIYAARENIETMVVERSGLGGQAGITNQVENYPGFPDGVGGGELADRFVDQARRYGVELLQAVGVAKVERDPDGVVVVQTRAGEHYHARAVLVATGSSYRRLMVPGEEELIGGGIHFCATCDGPFYRGASELVVVGGGNSGLEEGLFLTEFAEMVTVVEFNPALKASGLLQDKVLEDPKMRVLTNHRVTEFRASPEGKLDAVMVEDRASGVAQELRPAAVFVFIGLDPNTAFLKGTVDLDPEGFVVTDRTLSTSVPGVFAAGDVRAGSTKQLASAVGEGAAAALSIRAYLESVR
- a CDS encoding PaaI family thioesterase; its protein translation is MTEKVSPGAVPASAVAGTLPDLLGIEFEEIVRGSVTARLELRPDHMAPNGFLHAGTVVALADSACGFGSAASLPDGAVGFTTIELKANFTGTAREGQIRCVATMAHEGRTTQVWDAVVTGASGKTLAMFRCTQLVLYPRERGRARLA